A part of Clostridium novyi genomic DNA contains:
- the serS gene encoding serine--tRNA ligase, translated as MLDLKRIRNNPEEIKNIMQNRGEDFDNKLIDDVVALDERRRQILVEVEKLKSKRNSESSQIGKLKKEGKDTSDVMAEMKKLSDEIKAFDVELNEVDEKIKYIMLRIPNIPNPNVPDGESDEDNVEIRKWGEVTKFDFESKAHWDIGVDLGILDFERGGKIAGSRFTIYKGLGARLERAIINYFLDMHTIDHGYTEILPPYMVNRESMTGTGQLPKFEEDAFKVENNGYFLIPTAEVPVTNMYRNEILNGEELPIKHAAYSACFRAEAGSAGRDTRGLVRQHQFNKVELVKFVKPEQSYDELEKLTRDAEDVLKGLGLPYRVVRICKGDLGFTAALKYDIEVWMPSYNRYVEISSCSNFEDFQARRANIRYKDSQKSKPEFIHTLNGSGVAIGRTVAAILENYQNEDGTVTIPEALRPYMRNLEVIK; from the coding sequence TTAATAGATGATGTTGTTGCACTTGATGAAAGAAGAAGACAAATATTAGTTGAAGTTGAAAAATTAAAAAGCAAAAGGAATAGTGAATCATCTCAAATAGGTAAATTAAAAAAAGAAGGTAAAGATACAAGTGATGTAATGGCTGAAATGAAGAAGCTTTCTGATGAAATTAAAGCCTTTGATGTAGAATTAAATGAAGTAGATGAAAAGATTAAATATATAATGCTTAGAATTCCTAATATCCCAAATCCTAATGTACCGGATGGAGAAAGTGATGAAGATAATGTAGAAATTAGAAAATGGGGAGAAGTAACAAAATTTGATTTTGAATCTAAGGCTCATTGGGACATTGGAGTTGATCTTGGAATACTGGACTTTGAAAGAGGCGGAAAAATAGCTGGTTCAAGATTTACTATATATAAAGGTTTAGGAGCAAGACTTGAAAGAGCAATTATAAATTATTTCTTAGATATGCATACAATAGATCATGGATATACAGAAATACTTCCCCCATACATGGTAAATAGAGAAAGTATGACTGGAACAGGTCAACTTCCTAAATTTGAAGAAGATGCTTTTAAGGTGGAGAATAATGGATATTTCTTAATTCCTACAGCAGAAGTTCCTGTAACAAATATGTATAGAAATGAAATATTAAATGGAGAAGAGCTTCCTATTAAACATGCAGCTTATAGTGCTTGTTTCAGAGCAGAAGCTGGATCAGCAGGAAGAGATACAAGAGGGCTTGTTCGTCAACATCAATTTAATAAGGTTGAACTTGTTAAGTTTGTTAAGCCAGAACAATCATATGATGAATTAGAAAAGTTAACAAGGGATGCAGAGGATGTATTAAAGGGTCTTGGATTACCTTATAGAGTAGTTAGAATATGTAAAGGTGATTTAGGATTTACAGCGGCCCTTAAGTATGATATAGAAGTTTGGATGCCAAGTTACAATAGATATGTAGAAATATCAAGTTGTAGTAATTTTGAAGATTTCCAAGCAAGACGTGCAAATATAAGATATAAAGATAGTCAAAAGAGTAAACCAGAATTTATTCATACTTTAAATGGTTCTGGAGTAGCAATAGGAAGAACTGTAGCTGCAATACTTGAAAACTATCAAAATGAAGATGGAACAGTAACAATTCCAGAAGCTTTAAGACCATACATGAGAAATTTAGAAGTTATAAAATAA
- a CDS encoding MBL fold metallo-hydrolase has product MKITVIGHWGAYPEKNEATTGYLLQSGEHNILIDCGSGILSRIQEYIPLNKIDSVILSHYHGDHVADIIPLQYEVGISRKLGKRDKKIQIYGHDLSPKFNELTLKGVSDRNKIDNNIEVIIGKLKVTFKWVKHPVPTLAMRFEENGKVFAYSGDTEWCDGVIDIAKDADLFICETSLYNNEYGKVKGHLTAGEVGKIANINNVKKLVLSHLPHYGNLDDLVKEAKQEFNGEVYRAFSGLSFQL; this is encoded by the coding sequence ATGAAAATAACGGTAATTGGACATTGGGGAGCATATCCTGAAAAAAATGAGGCTACAACAGGATATCTTTTACAGAGTGGAGAACATAATATTTTAATAGATTGTGGTTCAGGAATACTATCTAGGATTCAAGAATATATTCCTTTAAACAAAATTGATTCTGTAATACTTTCTCATTATCATGGAGATCATGTAGCGGATATTATTCCCCTTCAATATGAGGTTGGAATTTCTAGAAAATTAGGAAAAAGAGATAAAAAAATTCAGATATATGGTCATGATTTAAGCCCAAAATTTAATGAATTAACATTAAAAGGAGTAAGTGATAGAAATAAAATCGATAATAATATTGAAGTTATCATAGGAAAATTAAAAGTTACTTTTAAATGGGTTAAACATCCTGTTCCAACGCTAGCAATGAGATTTGAAGAGAATGGTAAGGTATTTGCCTATAGTGGTGATACTGAATGGTGTGATGGTGTTATTGATATAGCTAAAGATGCAGATCTTTTTATTTGTGAAACAAGTCTTTATAACAATGAATATGGAAAAGTAAAGGGTCATCTTACAGCGGGAGAAGTAGGAAAAATAGCTAACATCAATAATGTTAAAAAACTAGTACTAAGCCATCTACCTCACTATGGAAATTTAGATGACTTAGTTAAGGAAGCAAAACAAGAGTTTAATGGAGAAGTTTATAGGGCATTTTCGGGATTAAGTTTTCAATTATAG
- a CDS encoding phosphatidylserine decarboxylase, whose amino-acid sequence MIKYFNRSNKTYEIEKVAGDNYLNWIYSSPIGLNLLEIIIKKKLFSKFYGKFCDTKFSKKKINTFIKNFNIDEKEFKSSKSNFKSFNEFFYRKLKKEARPIDYSKNILISPGDGRLLVYENIDIKNIIQVKNLTYSLEELLDNKKLAEKYSGGTCFILRLAPVDYHRFHFIDDGFCEDTVKISGSYYSVNPIALEKIPRLFCENKREYSLFHSENFGDVLYVDVGATCVGSIIQTYKPYAKVYKGDEKGYFKFGGSTIILFFEKNKIIVDKDIIEESSKNIESKVSMGERLGTKL is encoded by the coding sequence ATGATTAAATACTTTAATAGAAGTAATAAAACCTATGAAATAGAAAAAGTAGCTGGTGATAATTATTTAAACTGGATTTATTCCTCACCTATAGGATTAAATCTTTTAGAAATAATTATCAAGAAAAAATTATTTTCAAAGTTCTATGGTAAATTTTGTGATACAAAATTTAGTAAGAAAAAAATAAATACATTTATTAAAAACTTTAATATAGATGAAAAAGAATTTAAATCATCCAAATCCAATTTTAAATCTTTTAATGAATTTTTTTATAGAAAGTTAAAAAAAGAGGCTCGTCCTATTGATTATTCTAAAAATATATTAATATCACCTGGTGATGGAAGACTGTTAGTTTATGAAAATATAGATATTAAAAACATTATTCAAGTTAAAAATCTTACATATTCATTAGAAGAACTATTAGACAATAAAAAATTAGCTGAAAAATATTCAGGAGGTACTTGCTTTATTTTAAGATTGGCACCTGTTGATTATCATAGGTTCCATTTTATAGATGATGGATTTTGTGAAGATACTGTAAAAATTTCAGGATCATATTATTCAGTAAACCCTATAGCCCTTGAAAAAATACCAAGATTATTCTGTGAAAATAAAAGGGAATATAGTTTATTTCATTCTGAAAACTTTGGAGATGTATTATATGTTGATGTTGGTGCTACTTGTGTTGGATCAATAATACAAACCTATAAACCTTACGCAAAAGTCTATAAAGGCGATGAAAAAGGTTATTTTAAATTTGGAGGATCTACTATAATTTTATTTTTTGAGAAAAACAAAATTATAGTAGATAAAGATATTATTGAAGAAAGTTCAAAAAATATAGAATCTAAAGTGTCCATGGGGGAACGATTAGGAACTAAACTATAA
- a CDS encoding TIGR02206 family membrane protein gives MKYSYIYLKSINDNIILCPFSISHIVCITIIFTLCFIIYFYRNTLKKTCNEKFISHLIAFILVIHQISIYTWYLLNNKLTLKECLPLYPCRISIILCIIIMYNKSKKIFDLLYFWGIGGATIALLFHDNSLYPFPHYMFIQFFISHGGILISVIFMMFIHNYRPNLTSLKRTFKWTLVYFSITIPTNYLIGSNYCYLIENPNLQVFKFLNKNSIIISFSTITSFFILFYLLYLPYKNKMSS, from the coding sequence ATGAAATATTCATATATATATTTGAAGTCAATAAATGATAATATTATATTATGTCCTTTTTCTATAAGTCACATTGTTTGTATAACAATTATCTTTACTTTATGCTTTATTATTTATTTCTATAGAAATACTTTAAAAAAGACTTGTAATGAGAAATTTATATCTCATCTTATTGCTTTTATTTTAGTTATTCACCAAATCTCTATTTATACATGGTATCTATTGAATAATAAATTAACTTTAAAAGAATGCTTACCATTATATCCTTGTAGAATTTCTATAATATTATGTATCATAATTATGTATAATAAATCAAAAAAAATTTTTGATTTATTATATTTTTGGGGAATTGGTGGTGCAACTATAGCCTTATTATTCCACGATAATTCCCTTTATCCCTTTCCACATTATATGTTCATTCAGTTTTTTATATCACATGGTGGAATTTTAATTTCTGTAATTTTCATGATGTTTATTCATAATTATCGTCCTAATTTAACTTCTTTAAAAAGAACATTTAAGTGGACTTTGGTATATTTTTCAATTACAATACCAACTAATTATTTAATTGGTTCAAACTATTGCTATCTAATAGAGAATCCTAATTTACAAGTTTTTAAATTTCTAAACAAAAATTCAATAATTATTTCTTTTTCCACTATTACTAGCTTTTTTATATTATTTTATTTATTATATTTACCTTATAAAAATAAAATGTCCTCTTAA
- a CDS encoding nucleoside deaminase has protein sequence MKEEFMKLALKEAKIAKNMDEVPVGAIIVKEGKVIASAHNLREKLKDPTAHAEILAIKKACEILGDWRLSDCEMYVTLEPCPMCTGAIIQSRIKKIYIGTFDPVAGCCGSVVDLVQNRYLNTMIDVIWLYHKECSEILTNFFKNRRK, from the coding sequence ATGAAAGAAGAATTTATGAAGCTTGCTTTGAAAGAAGCTAAAATAGCTAAAAACATGGATGAAGTTCCTGTAGGTGCTATAATAGTTAAGGAAGGCAAAGTTATAGCATCAGCCCATAATTTAAGGGAAAAATTAAAAGATCCAACGGCACATGCAGAAATTTTAGCAATAAAAAAAGCCTGTGAGATATTAGGGGATTGGAGACTTTCAGATTGTGAAATGTATGTTACCTTAGAACCTTGTCCTATGTGTACTGGGGCAATTATTCAATCAAGAATAAAAAAGATATATATAGGTACATTTGATCCTGTGGCAGGATGCTGTGGTTCAGTTGTAGATTTAGTGCAAAATAGATACTTAAATACTATGATTGATGTAATTTGGTTATATCATAAAGAATGTAGTGAAATACTAACAAATTTTTTTAAAAACAGAAGAAAATAA
- the dnaX gene encoding DNA polymerase III subunit gamma/tau, protein MGYTALYREWRPRTFEEVVGQEHITLTLKNQMKNNRIAHAYLFCGTRGTGKTSTAKIFSKAVNCLNPQDGEPCNECDMCKKINAGLAIDVSEMDAASHNKVDDIRDLIEEVKYPPREGKYKVYIMDEAHMLTQGAVNAFLKTLEEPPEKVVFILATTDPQKLPITILSRCQRFDFKRIKSDDIFERLIKITKEQGIFADNKSLSLIARMSDGAMRDALSILDQAISMGNGKVDYDQVINMLGLVTNDNLLKLTNTIIDKDIENSIRIIDDVVYAGKDINLFIKDMIHHMRNLMMVKVSQNPEDVLDMSEENINFLKEQSKKIRIEEIMRCIRILQECEEQSKWSKQGRIYLELSIIKMCKIEYDTSKEVLLSRLNKLEKIIKEGNITIDTNISNTKNQFAENKSIKKVSSLNEQRLNLKEEILEVNSNSKITIEDVKKSWKDILEIFKAKRHMVLYASLITGNVIQCKGGVITIKYDQQYAFNIKRLEKEDSRKIVEEIFSHELKENVRIKYIVDKKEEKKSPEEILKEAFGEDLVEIIDE, encoded by the coding sequence ATGGGATATACTGCTTTATATAGAGAATGGCGACCAAGAACCTTTGAAGAAGTTGTAGGTCAGGAGCATATAACATTAACATTAAAAAATCAAATGAAAAATAATAGAATAGCACATGCATATCTTTTTTGTGGCACAAGAGGTACTGGAAAAACCTCTACTGCAAAAATATTTTCCAAGGCGGTAAATTGTTTAAATCCACAAGATGGTGAGCCATGTAATGAGTGTGATATGTGCAAAAAAATAAATGCAGGACTTGCAATAGATGTATCTGAAATGGATGCAGCATCACACAATAAAGTAGATGATATTAGGGATCTTATAGAAGAAGTTAAATATCCTCCAAGAGAAGGAAAATATAAAGTTTATATAATGGATGAGGCTCATATGTTAACCCAAGGAGCAGTAAATGCTTTTTTAAAAACATTAGAGGAACCTCCAGAAAAAGTAGTGTTTATTTTAGCAACAACGGATCCTCAAAAATTACCTATAACAATATTATCAAGATGTCAAAGATTTGATTTTAAAAGAATAAAAAGTGATGATATTTTTGAAAGATTAATTAAAATAACAAAAGAACAGGGTATTTTTGCAGATAATAAAAGTTTAAGTCTTATAGCTAGAATGTCCGATGGAGCTATGAGAGATGCTTTAAGTATATTAGATCAGGCTATATCTATGGGAAATGGAAAAGTAGACTATGATCAAGTAATAAATATGTTAGGACTTGTTACTAATGATAATTTATTAAAGCTTACAAATACTATTATAGATAAAGATATTGAAAATTCTATTAGAATTATAGATGATGTAGTTTATGCTGGAAAAGATATAAATTTATTCATAAAAGATATGATACATCATATGAGAAATTTGATGATGGTAAAGGTGAGTCAAAATCCTGAAGATGTATTAGATATGTCTGAGGAAAATATAAATTTCTTGAAAGAACAATCTAAAAAAATAAGAATAGAAGAAATAATGAGATGTATAAGAATTTTACAGGAATGTGAAGAACAATCAAAATGGAGTAAGCAGGGAAGAATATATTTAGAACTTTCCATAATAAAAATGTGTAAAATAGAGTATGATACATCTAAAGAAGTTTTATTATCTAGACTGAATAAGCTGGAAAAGATAATAAAAGAAGGAAATATAACAATAGATACTAATATAAGTAATACTAAAAATCAATTTGCTGAAAATAAATCTATAAAAAAAGTATCTTCATTAAATGAACAAAGATTAAACCTCAAGGAAGAAATATTAGAAGTAAATTCTAATTCTAAAATTACTATTGAAGATGTAAAAAAATCATGGAAAGATATACTGGAAATTTTCAAAGCAAAAAGACATATGGTACTTTATGCTTCACTAATAACAGGAAATGTAATACAATGTAAAGGTGGAGTTATAACAATAAAATATGATCAACAATATGCTTTTAATATAAAAAGATTAGAAAAAGAAGATAGCCGAAAAATAGTAGAAGAAATATTTTCACATGAACTAAAAGAGAATGTGAGAATAAAATATATTGTGGATAAAAAAGAAGAGAAGAAATCCCCTGAAGAAATATTAAAAGAAGCATTTGGAGAAGATTTAGTAGAAATAATTGATGAATAA
- a CDS encoding YbaB/EbfC family nucleoid-associated protein: protein MARGGFPGMGGGMNINNLMKQAQKMQQQMQQVQSELQEKEFEASAGGGAVTVKANGKKEIISINIDPDVVDPDDVEMLQDLILAACNQVLKTADEETNKEMKKLTGGLNMPGMF, encoded by the coding sequence ATGGCAAGAGGCGGATTCCCAGGAATGGGTGGCGGAATGAATATAAATAATTTAATGAAACAAGCACAAAAGATGCAACAACAAATGCAACAAGTTCAATCAGAACTTCAAGAAAAAGAATTTGAAGCATCAGCTGGTGGTGGTGCTGTCACAGTTAAAGCTAACGGAAAAAAAGAAATAATTAGTATAAATATTGATCCAGATGTTGTAGATCCTGATGATGTTGAAATGTTACAAGATTTAATATTAGCAGCATGTAATCAAGTTTTAAAGACAGCTGATGAAGAAACAAATAAGGAAATGAAAAAGCTTACAGGTGGTTTAAACATGCCTGGAATGTTCTAG
- the recR gene encoding recombination mediator RecR produces MDFYPVVIEKLIEEFAKLPGIGYKTAQRLTLHVLNLPNDEVREFANALVKARGTIRYCSVCGNYTDSDPCAICSNPNRDESIICVVEQPKDIISLEKIREYNGTYHVLHGVISPMSGKGPEDINLKGLITRIKGEVKEIIVATNPNVEGEATAMYISKILKPLGVKVTRIAHGVPVGGDLEYADEVTLSKALEGRVEL; encoded by the coding sequence TTGGATTTCTATCCTGTGGTTATAGAAAAATTAATAGAAGAGTTTGCAAAACTACCTGGTATAGGGTATAAAACAGCTCAAAGATTAACATTGCATGTTCTAAATTTACCTAATGATGAAGTGCGAGAATTTGCAAATGCACTAGTAAAAGCAAGAGGAACCATAAGATATTGTTCTGTATGTGGTAATTACACAGATAGTGATCCATGTGCTATATGCTCTAATCCTAATAGGGATGAAAGTATAATATGTGTAGTTGAACAACCTAAAGATATTATATCTTTAGAAAAAATACGAGAATATAATGGAACCTATCATGTTCTTCATGGAGTAATATCTCCAATGTCAGGGAAAGGACCAGAAGATATTAATCTAAAAGGTCTTATAACTAGAATCAAAGGAGAGGTAAAGGAAATTATTGTAGCTACAAATCCTAATGTAGAAGGAGAAGCTACAGCAATGTATATATCTAAAATTTTAAAACCATTAGGTGTTAAAGTTACAAGAATTGCTCATGGAGTTCCTGTAGGTGGAGACTTAGAATATGCAGACGAAGTAACTCTTTCTAAAGCCTTAGAAGGAAGAGTTGAATTATAA
- a CDS encoding pro-sigmaK processing inhibitor BofA family protein: MEYIGYFMIGIILLYVVVKLLAWPIKILYKLIINGVLGVVLLLIVNFIGGNIDITIGINPWSALIAGFFGIPGVIFLIIFKFFL; this comes from the coding sequence ATGGAGTACATAGGATATTTTATGATAGGTATTATATTGTTATATGTTGTTGTAAAGCTTTTAGCATGGCCAATAAAAATACTATATAAACTTATTATAAATGGAGTATTAGGGGTAGTTCTTCTTTTAATTGTGAATTTTATTGGGGGCAATATTGATATAACAATAGGTATAAATCCATGGTCTGCACTAATAGCTGGTTTTTTTGGTATACCAGGGGTTATATTCTTAATTATTTTTAAATTCTTTTTATAA